CACTCATTTCGGGCGTCGAATCGTCGGTTCGGAAGTGGACTCGGGGGCCAAGAGGAAAGGGATCGCTCTGGCTGTGCTCGCAACCTGGGGGGGCAGCGACTACCAGCTCGATTTCCGGATGCCCGGAATCTTGCCTTCAAGGGCAAGCTCGCGGAAGCAGATTCGGCAAACGCCGAACTTGCGCAGGTACCCGCGCTGCCGTCCGCAAAGCTTGCATCGGTTGTTCTGGCGAACGGGACTGGAGTCCCGTGGAAGCTTTTGCAGCTCTACCCACTTCTCCTCCTCTTTGAGCCGCCGTCGCTCCTCCTTGTGTTTCTCGTAGAGTCTCTCCCGCTTTTCTTCGCGGGCAATCCAGCTCTTCTTGGCCATATCGTCGGTGTGTAGAATCTGTCCTAATATAGATCTAAGCGCGCACGGAGGGCGTCGCCAGAACGCCAGTTGCCACTACGCCTCGGCTGGCTCTTCGTCTCCACGCCGGACGAACGGCATGCCGAGTCCCTTGAGAAGCGCGTAGGACTCCTCGTCGGTCTCCGCATCGGTCACGAACGTGACGTCCATGCCGTCGATGCGATCGACGTTGTCCACGTCGATCTCCGGGAAGATGATCTGTTCGTCAACGCCAAGTGTGTAGTTGCCGTGGCCGTCGAAGCTTCGATCAGGCACGCCCCTGAAGTCGCGAATGTTGGGAAGGGCGAGCGTGACGAGCCGGTCAAAGAACTCGTACATCCGAGCCTCACGGAGCGTCACCTTCACCCCAACGGGCATTCCCTCCCGCACGTCGAAGCTTGCAATGCTTCGCTTCGCACGCCGGATGGTCGGTTGCTGACCCGTGATCTTCCGCATCTCTTCCACGGCCTGATCGAGGACCTTCTGGTTCTCCGAGACCTCTCCAACCCCGCGGTTGATGCAGATCTTCTCGAGGCGGGGCACCTCCATCGGGTTCTCGTACCCGAACTGATCCGTCAGTGATGGACGGACCTCG
This is a stretch of genomic DNA from Salinibacter grassmerensis. It encodes these proteins:
- the rpsN gene encoding 30S ribosomal protein S14 codes for the protein MAKKSWIAREEKRERLYEKHKEERRRLKEEEKWVELQKLPRDSSPVRQNNRCKLCGRQRGYLRKFGVCRICFRELALEGKIPGIRKSSW
- the rplE gene encoding 50S ribosomal protein L5 produces the protein MADAPRLQTQYQDEVRPSLTDQFGYENPMEVPRLEKICINRGVGEVSENQKVLDQAVEEMRKITGQQPTIRRAKRSIASFDVREGMPVGVKVTLREARMYEFFDRLVTLALPNIRDFRGVPDRSFDGHGNYTLGVDEQIIFPEIDVDNVDRIDGMDVTFVTDAETDEESYALLKGLGMPFVRRGDEEPAEA